The Catenuloplanes niger genome includes a window with the following:
- a CDS encoding TetR/AcrR family transcriptional regulator: MPKRVDHDERKRHIAGALLRIAVERGLQHASMREVATAAGVSVRLVQYYFHTKDELLLASLGYLAEQLADRMTSRLAATMKPREFVTALLLAVLPTDAEGVRITRAFAAFYSLGLAEPHLSRQGMDYPDGLERLVASRLRAAGNAAPELAAAGLLALTNGLGSSVLSGQRDAESATEILRHHLDLVF; encoded by the coding sequence ATGCCGAAGCGAGTGGACCATGACGAGCGGAAGCGGCACATCGCCGGAGCACTGCTGCGCATCGCGGTGGAGCGCGGCCTGCAGCACGCCAGCATGCGGGAGGTCGCCACCGCCGCCGGCGTCTCCGTCCGCCTGGTGCAGTACTACTTCCACACCAAGGACGAGCTGCTGCTGGCGTCGCTCGGTTACCTGGCCGAGCAGCTGGCCGACCGGATGACGTCGCGGTTGGCGGCCACGATGAAGCCCCGCGAGTTCGTCACCGCGCTGCTGCTGGCCGTGCTGCCCACCGACGCGGAGGGGGTGCGCATCACGCGCGCGTTCGCGGCCTTCTACAGCCTCGGCCTCGCCGAGCCGCACCTGAGCCGGCAGGGCATGGACTACCCGGACGGCCTGGAACGCCTGGTCGCGTCGCGGCTACGCGCGGCGGGAAACGCGGCGCCCGAGCTGGCCGCCGCCGGCCTGCTGGCGCTCACGAACGGTCTCGGTTCCAGCGTCCTCAGCGGCCAGCGCGACGCCGAGTCCGCGACCGAGATCCTCCGCCACCACCTGGACCTGGTGTTCTAG
- a CDS encoding antibiotic biosynthesis monooxygenase, with protein MIARVWRGWVRAEDADGYDRHYRAEVLSTLRAVNGFSGARLMRRAVGDEVEFLAITYFTDMDAVHRFAGADPEVPVIADAVRALFIRYDTLVRHYEVDFET; from the coding sequence GTGATCGCACGAGTCTGGCGCGGCTGGGTCCGCGCCGAGGACGCCGACGGATACGACCGGCACTACCGGGCCGAGGTGCTGTCCACGCTGCGCGCCGTCAACGGTTTCAGCGGCGCCCGCCTGATGCGCCGCGCGGTCGGCGACGAGGTCGAGTTCCTCGCCATCACCTACTTCACCGACATGGACGCGGTCCACCGATTCGCCGGCGCCGACCCGGAGGTCCCGGTGATCGCGGACGCGGTGCGCGCGCTGTTCATCCGCTACGACACGCTCGTCCGCCACTACGAGGTCGACTTCGAAACATAG
- the dhaM gene encoding dihydroxyacetone kinase phosphoryl donor subunit DhaM, which produces MVGIVLVSHSGRLVDGLRDLLTELSKGVVPVETAGGTTDGGLGTSEELILGAIARADHGDGVLLLADIGSSVLTTLTVLEDLDRADLRLADAPLVEGGVAAVVTASTGAALSLVEAAAEDARTAHKLP; this is translated from the coding sequence ATGGTGGGGATCGTGCTCGTCTCGCACAGCGGCCGGCTCGTGGACGGCCTTCGGGATCTCCTCACCGAGCTGAGCAAGGGCGTGGTCCCGGTCGAGACGGCCGGCGGCACCACGGACGGCGGGCTCGGCACCAGCGAGGAGCTGATCCTGGGCGCGATCGCGCGCGCCGACCACGGCGACGGCGTGCTGCTGCTGGCCGACATCGGCAGCTCGGTGCTGACCACGCTGACCGTCCTGGAGGACCTGGACCGCGCGGACCTGCGGCTGGCGGACGCGCCACTGGTCGAGGGCGGCGTGGCCGCGGTGGTGACCGCGTCGACCGGCGCCGCGCTGTCCCTCGTGGAGGCCGCGGCCGAGGACGCACGGACCGCGCACAAGCTGCCCTAG
- a CDS encoding YnfA family protein gives MDIVRSLLLFGLAALAEIGGAWLIWQGWRENRGLWWIAAGVIALGVYGFVATFQPDPNFGRILAAYGGVFVAGSLAWAVVVDGFRPDRWDLIGAALCLAGVAVIMYAPRAGAD, from the coding sequence GTGGACATCGTGCGATCGCTTCTGCTGTTCGGCCTCGCGGCGCTGGCCGAGATCGGCGGTGCGTGGCTGATCTGGCAGGGCTGGCGGGAGAACCGGGGCCTGTGGTGGATCGCGGCCGGCGTGATCGCGCTCGGCGTCTACGGCTTCGTGGCCACGTTCCAGCCGGACCCGAACTTCGGGCGGATCCTGGCCGCGTACGGCGGGGTGTTCGTCGCCGGCTCGCTGGCCTGGGCCGTGGTCGTGGACGGTTTCCGGCCGGACCGCTGGGACCTGATCGGCGCCGCGCTGTGCCTGGCCGGCGTCGCCGTCATCATGTACGCCCCGCGCGCGGGCGCGGACTGA
- a CDS encoding FAD-dependent oxidoreductase — MKEQYDVVVIGGGAAGLSGALALTRARRSVLVVDAGEPRNAPAGHVHNYLGRENTPPAELLRAGRAEVASYGGEFLDAAVTDVTGDADHGFTVTTTEVSVRARRVLVTTGLVDELPDIPGLAERWGRDVLHCPYCHGYEVRDRAIGIVATGPMAVHGALLWGQWTDDVTLFLHDGFPITDEQRERLEARRVRVVEGRIAGVLVTEDRLTGVRLESGEVVARDALVVQTGVRPRDGLLTRLGIVAEEKRIGPVSIGAFVPVAPTGATGVPGVFAAGNVVDPMAQVIIAAGSGLSAGAALNMDLIEQDTRRAVAFRRLGVSGDDPAELHSRDYWERRYAEHGVTFSGDPNPHLVSDVAGRTPGRALDAGCGDGGDAIWLARQGWRTTAVDISATALAHAAERAAEAGVTVTWEVGDLRDWTPEPGAYDLVSTHFVHMYGAAAEDLYRRLGSGVARGGTLLVVNHSYTDVAQPQLNRPDLPEMFMTAAQIAATLKPDEWDIEVAEERARSARGTTVHDVVVRARRR; from the coding sequence GTGAAAGAGCAGTACGACGTAGTGGTCATCGGCGGCGGGGCCGCCGGTCTGAGCGGTGCGCTCGCGCTCACCCGGGCGCGCCGCTCGGTGCTGGTCGTCGACGCGGGCGAGCCGCGCAACGCGCCGGCCGGGCACGTGCACAACTACCTGGGCCGGGAGAACACGCCCCCGGCCGAGCTGCTGCGGGCCGGCCGCGCGGAGGTGGCGTCCTACGGCGGCGAGTTCCTGGACGCGGCCGTCACGGACGTGACCGGCGACGCCGACCACGGCTTCACCGTCACCACGACCGAGGTGTCCGTCCGGGCGCGACGGGTGCTCGTCACGACCGGCCTCGTCGACGAACTGCCGGACATCCCCGGGCTCGCCGAGCGGTGGGGCCGCGACGTGCTGCACTGCCCGTACTGCCACGGCTACGAGGTCCGCGACCGGGCGATCGGCATCGTCGCGACCGGCCCGATGGCGGTGCACGGCGCGTTGCTCTGGGGCCAGTGGACCGACGACGTCACGCTCTTCCTGCACGACGGGTTCCCGATCACGGACGAGCAGCGTGAGCGGCTGGAGGCGCGCCGGGTGCGGGTCGTCGAGGGCCGGATCGCCGGCGTGCTGGTGACCGAGGACCGGCTGACCGGCGTCCGCCTGGAGTCCGGCGAGGTCGTCGCCCGGGACGCACTCGTGGTGCAGACCGGCGTGCGGCCGCGCGACGGGCTGCTGACCAGGCTCGGCATCGTCGCCGAGGAGAAGCGGATCGGCCCGGTCTCGATCGGCGCGTTCGTCCCGGTCGCACCGACCGGCGCCACCGGCGTGCCGGGCGTCTTCGCGGCCGGCAACGTCGTCGACCCGATGGCCCAGGTGATCATCGCGGCCGGCAGTGGCCTGTCGGCCGGCGCCGCGCTGAACATGGACCTGATCGAACAGGACACCCGGCGCGCGGTCGCGTTCCGGCGGCTCGGCGTGAGCGGCGACGACCCGGCCGAGCTCCACTCCCGCGACTACTGGGAGCGCCGGTACGCCGAGCACGGCGTCACGTTCAGCGGCGACCCCAACCCGCACCTGGTCAGCGACGTCGCCGGCCGCACCCCCGGCCGCGCGCTGGACGCCGGCTGCGGCGACGGCGGTGACGCGATCTGGCTGGCCCGGCAGGGCTGGCGGACCACCGCGGTGGACATCTCCGCGACCGCGCTGGCCCACGCCGCCGAGCGCGCGGCGGAGGCCGGCGTGACGGTCACCTGGGAAGTGGGCGACCTGCGCGACTGGACGCCGGAACCGGGCGCGTACGACCTGGTCAGCACGCACTTCGTGCACATGTACGGCGCCGCGGCCGAGGACCTGTACCGGCGGCTCGGGTCCGGCGTCGCGCGGGGCGGCACGCTGCTCGTGGTCAACCACAGCTACACCGACGTCGCGCAGCCCCAGCTCAACCGCCCGGACCTGCCCGAGATGTTCATGACCGCCGCGCAGATCGCCGCCACCCTCAAGCCGGACGAATGGGACATCGAGGTGGCCGAGGAGCGGGCCCGGTCCGCCAGGGGCACCACCGTGCACGACGTGGTGGTGCGCGCCCGGCGCCGCTGA
- the dhaK gene encoding dihydroxyacetone kinase subunit DhaK: protein MKKFINDPGEVVAQALAGLAAAHPELRVDPDNQLVIRGDAPVRGKAGIVSGGGSGHEPLHGGFVGPGMLDAACAGEVFTSPVPDAILAATRAADGGAGVLHIVKNYTGDVLNFEMAAELAGDEGIAVETVLVDDDVAVRDSTWTAGRRGTGATLIVEKVTGALAEEGASLKDVAAIGRAVNERSGSFAVALTAATTPAAGRPGFDLPDDEMEVGVGIHGEPGRRRAKIAPAAEIARVMVDAILAAKPAQGRTIVLLNGLGGTPLLELYLLYGEVAALLAERDVEIARNLVGNYVTSLDMAGASLTICHADDEILRLWDAPVRTAGLRWGV from the coding sequence ATGAAGAAGTTCATCAACGACCCGGGTGAGGTGGTGGCGCAGGCGCTGGCCGGTCTGGCCGCCGCCCACCCCGAGCTGCGTGTAGACCCTGATAATCAACTGGTGATCCGCGGGGACGCGCCGGTCCGCGGCAAGGCGGGCATCGTCTCCGGCGGCGGTTCCGGGCACGAGCCGCTGCACGGCGGCTTCGTCGGCCCGGGCATGCTCGACGCGGCCTGCGCCGGCGAGGTGTTCACCTCCCCGGTGCCGGACGCGATCCTGGCCGCCACGCGCGCGGCCGACGGCGGCGCGGGCGTGCTGCACATCGTCAAGAACTACACCGGTGACGTGCTCAACTTCGAGATGGCGGCGGAGCTGGCCGGCGACGAGGGGATCGCGGTGGAGACCGTGCTCGTCGACGACGACGTGGCGGTGCGGGACTCCACCTGGACCGCGGGCCGGCGCGGCACCGGCGCCACGCTGATCGTGGAGAAGGTGACCGGCGCGCTGGCCGAGGAGGGCGCGTCACTGAAGGACGTGGCCGCGATCGGCCGCGCGGTGAACGAGCGGTCCGGCTCGTTCGCGGTCGCGCTGACCGCGGCGACCACGCCCGCGGCCGGGCGACCCGGCTTCGACCTGCCGGACGACGAGATGGAGGTCGGTGTCGGCATCCACGGCGAACCCGGCCGCCGCCGCGCGAAGATCGCCCCGGCGGCCGAGATCGCCCGCGTGATGGTCGACGCGATCCTCGCCGCCAAACCCGCACAGGGCAGGACGATCGTGCTGCTCAACGGCCTCGGCGGCACCCCGCTGCTGGAGCTCTACCTGCTCTACGGCGAGGTCGCGGCGCTCCTGGCCGAGCGGGACGTCGAGATCGCCCGGAATCTCGTCGGCAACTACGTCACCAGCCTGGACATGGCCGGGGCGTCGCTCACGATCTGCCACGCGGACGACGAGATCCTGCGGTTGTGGGACGCTCCCGTCCGTACCGCCGGCCTGCGCTGGGGGGTCTGA
- the dhaL gene encoding dihydroxyacetone kinase subunit DhaL — protein sequence MNVEQAREWIAAIAETVEAEAETLTRLDSAIGDGDHGANLKRGFAAVRVALDGFEAHTVGDVLTKTGATLISKVGGASGPLYGSAFRAMGKTLTSPDVTTEQLGDALDAGLAAIRKLGGAQPGDKTMVDAWLPAVAAFRRKGPQAAATAAEEAARATTDLQARKGRASYLGERSIGHQDPGATSTALIFRALA from the coding sequence GTGAACGTCGAGCAGGCGCGCGAGTGGATCGCGGCGATCGCCGAGACCGTGGAGGCGGAGGCGGAGACGCTGACCCGGCTGGACTCCGCGATCGGCGACGGCGACCACGGCGCGAACCTGAAGCGCGGCTTCGCGGCCGTCCGGGTGGCGCTGGACGGGTTCGAGGCACACACCGTCGGTGACGTGCTGACCAAGACCGGCGCCACGCTGATCTCCAAGGTCGGCGGTGCCTCCGGACCGCTCTACGGCTCCGCGTTCCGGGCCATGGGCAAGACGCTGACCAGCCCGGACGTCACCACGGAGCAGCTCGGCGACGCGCTCGACGCCGGGCTGGCCGCGATCCGGAAACTGGGCGGCGCGCAGCCCGGCGACAAGACCATGGTCGACGCGTGGTTGCCGGCCGTGGCGGCGTTCCGCCGGAAGGGCCCGCAGGCGGCCGCCACCGCGGCGGAGGAGGCCGCGCGTGCGACCACCGATCTGCAGGCCCGCAAGGGACGCGCGTCGTACCTCGGTGAACGCAGCATCGGTCACCAGGATCCGGGAGCGACGTCGACCGCGCTGATCTTCCGGGCGCTGGCCTGA
- a CDS encoding SDR family oxidoreductase: MTVLVTGGSGFLGGHCVAHLLRLGYRVRTTVRSPARADAVRAAMATAAGVPAGLSFVIADLTSDDGWDAAVDGCTAVLHVASPFPAGEPRRADDVIVPAREGTLRVLRAARDAGVRRTVVTSSFAAVGYGRRDPGHVFTEDDWSDAPTGAYIRSKLIAERAAWDFAERHGTSLTVINPTGILGPPLGRDHSLYVALIAQLLNGRLPALPRLRYPLVDVRDVADLHVRALDAPAGHRFIATAGQLSLDRIAALLRARLGEAAHRVPTRTVPDRLVRLAARVSPRLALVAPDLGVTRLTTADKARTLLGWTPRPVEESIIDTATRLSRLGLLRTPIRS; this comes from the coding sequence ATGACCGTGCTGGTCACCGGCGGGTCCGGGTTCCTCGGCGGGCACTGCGTCGCACACCTGCTGCGGCTCGGCTACCGGGTGCGGACCACGGTGCGGTCGCCGGCCCGCGCCGACGCGGTCCGCGCCGCGATGGCGACCGCGGCCGGCGTACCGGCCGGGCTGTCGTTCGTGATCGCGGATCTGACCTCGGACGACGGGTGGGACGCGGCGGTCGACGGGTGCACGGCGGTGCTGCACGTGGCGTCGCCGTTCCCGGCGGGCGAGCCGCGCCGCGCGGACGACGTGATCGTGCCGGCCCGGGAGGGCACGCTGCGGGTGCTGCGGGCCGCCCGGGACGCGGGCGTCCGCCGTACCGTGGTGACGTCGTCCTTCGCGGCCGTCGGCTACGGCCGGCGGGACCCCGGCCACGTCTTCACCGAGGACGACTGGAGCGACGCGCCGACCGGTGCCTACATCCGGTCCAAGCTGATCGCCGAGCGGGCCGCGTGGGACTTCGCCGAACGGCACGGGACCTCGCTCACCGTGATCAACCCGACGGGCATCCTCGGCCCGCCGCTCGGCCGCGACCACTCGCTCTACGTCGCGCTGATCGCGCAGCTGCTCAACGGCCGGCTGCCCGCGCTGCCCCGCCTCCGCTACCCGCTGGTCGACGTCCGGGACGTCGCCGACCTGCACGTGCGCGCCCTCGACGCCCCCGCCGGGCACCGTTTCATCGCCACCGCCGGGCAGCTGTCCCTGGACCGGATCGCCGCGCTGCTGCGCGCCCGTCTCGGCGAGGCCGCCCACCGGGTGCCCACCCGCACGGTGCCGGACCGGCTCGTCCGCCTCGCGGCCCGGGTCAGCCCGCGGCTGGCCCTGGTCGCGCCGGACCTCGGCGTCACCCGGCTCACCACCGCCGACAAGGCCCGCACGCTGCTCGGCTGGACGCCACGCCCGGTCGAGGAGTCCATTATCGACACTGCCACCCGGCTGTCCCGGCTCGGTCTCCTGCGTACCCCGATCCGTTCATGA